From Peromyscus eremicus chromosome 3, PerEre_H2_v1, whole genome shotgun sequence, one genomic window encodes:
- the Ndnf gene encoding protein NDNF, with protein MVLLHWCLLWLLLPLASRTQKLPTRDEELFQMQIRDKAFFHDSSVIPDGAEISSYLFKDTPRRYFFMVEEDNTPLSVTVTPCDAPLEWKLSLQELPEEASADGSGDPEPLDQQKQQMTDMEGTELFSYKGNDVEYFLSSSSPSGLYQLELLSTEKDTYFKVYATTTPESDQPYPELPYDPRVDVTSLGRTTVTLVWKPSPTGSVLKQPIEYCVVINKEHNFKSLCAVETKLSADDAFMMAPKPGLDFSPFDFAHFGFPIDNLGKDRSFLAKPSPKVGRHVYWKPKVDIQKICIGNKNIFTVSDLKPDTQYYFDVFVVNTNSNLSTAYVGTFAKTKEEAKQKTVELKDGRVTDVFVKRKRTKFLRFAPVSSHQKASFFIHSCLDAVQVQVRRDGKLLLSQNVEGIRQFQLRGKPKAKYLIRLKGSKKGASMLKILATTKPSKQAFPSLPQDTRIKAFDKLRTCSSVTVAWLGTQERRKFCIYRKELDGNYSEDQKRRAQNRCLGPDTRKKSEKVLCKYFHSQNLRKAVTTETIKDLQPGKSYLLDVYVVGHGGHSVKYQSKVVKTRKVC; from the exons ATGGTGCTGCTCCACTGGTGTTtgctgtggctcctgttaccactcgCCTCGAGGACCCAAAAGCTGCCCACCCGAGATGAGGAGCTTTTTCAGATGCAGATCCGGGATAAGGCATTTTTCCACGATTCATCCGTGATTCCAGATGGAGCTGAGATCAGCAGTTACCTCTTTAAAGATACACCTAGAAG GTACTTCTTCATGGTTGAGGAAGATAACACCCCATTGTCCGTCACTGTGACACCCTGTGATGCTCCTTTGGAGTGGAAGCTTAGCCTTCAGGAGCTGCCTGAGGAGGCGAGTGCAGATGGATCAG GTGACCCAGAACCACTTGACCAGCAGAAGCAACAGATGACTGACATGGAAGGCACAGAACTGTTCTCCTACAAGGGCAATGACGTAGAGTATTTTCTGTCTTCAAGTTCTCCATCTGGTTTGTATCAGTTGGAACTTCTTTCAACCGAGAAAGACACATATTTCAaagtatacgccaccaccacTCCAGAATCTGATCAGCCATACCCTGAATTACCATATGACCCTAGAGTCGATGTGACCTCCCTCGGACGTACCACGGTAACTTTGGTCTGGAAGCCGAGCCCCACAGGCTCTGTGTTGAAACAACCCATTGAGTACTGCGTGGTCATCAACAAGGAGCACAATTTCAAAAGCCTTTGTGCGGTGGAAACAAAGCTGAGTGCAGATGACGCCTTCATGATGGCACCCAAACCTGGTCTCGACTTTAGCCCCTTCGACTTCGCCCATTTTGGATTTCCAATAGATAATTTGGGTAAAGATCGCAGCTTCCTGGCAAAGCCTTCTCCCAAAGTGGGGCGCCACGTCTACTGGAAGCCCAAGGTTGACATTCAGAAAATCTGCataggaaataaaaacatttttacagTCTCTGACCTGAAGCCGGACACCCAGTACTACTTCGATGTCTTCGTGGTCAATACCAACAGCAACCTAAGCACGGCTTATGTGGGTACTTTTGCCAAGACCAAGGAGGAAGCGAAACAGAAAACAGTGGAGCTAAAAGATGGGAGGGTCACAGACGTGTTTGTTAAAAGGAAGAGAACGAAGTTTCTGCGATTTGCTCCAGTCTCCTCTCACCAAAAAGCCAGCTTCTTCATTCACTCTTGTCTGGATGCTGTTCAAGTCCAAGTGAGACGAGATGGAAAGCTGCTTCTGTCCCAGAATGTGGAAGGCATTCGGCAGTTCCAGCTAAGAGGAAAACCCAAAGCAAAATACCTCATTCGACTGAAAGGCAGCAAGAAAGGAGCATCTATGTTGAAAATACTGGCCACCACTAAGCCTAGTAAGCAGGCTTTCCCCTCTCTTCCGCAAGACACGAGAATCAAAGCCTTTGATAAGCTACGCACCTGCTCTTCGGTCACAGTGGCTTGGCTAGGCAcccaagaaaggagaaagtttTGTATCTACAGGAAAGAATTGGATGGGAACTACAGCGAAGACCAGAAGAGAAGAGCGCAAAACCGGTGCCTGGGACCAGACACCAGGAAGAAGTCAGagaaggtcctctgcaagtattTCCA